One segment of Leptospirillum ferrooxidans C2-3 DNA contains the following:
- the pelG gene encoding exopolysaccharide Pel transporter PelG, with translation MAGIGFALRKLSNREDLSSIVSGFILSAIVAAGPWILTTAGLLIVSYSSMGYFTHVQDYLLFRSLVTFSFAATLILVALIQLPSTRFIADRFFEMKFSDNRSIYITVTGITLLFGIPLSGLLIFCLDLSPLVRLSFFNLLIVLMLLWVTTSLVSTLHDYGAVGMAFFSGSLASVLGTLLGARYGGVAGALLGYLMGQGVIVTLLAVRIFVEFPGPIFWNRSFLRFLKKRWNLAVLGFVMTLGIWIDKILYWYAPGSEKVVGFIHINHIYDIGMFFALLTVIPTLAMFVFYFETGFYERYRMVFVLLEGKRPFFEILEAKEQMVRFIRRGLGYILKIQGAVTFMVVLNAQGILRFFHADLMALPVFRMGALGGLCQVVLTMEFTLLLYFNQQKKVARLAWVLFLLNGSLTSLAIFLSPRFEGFGYLSACLFSAVYGYLLLDQGVNDFEFTVFMQPPDYLPVEESSSEGTSPLLAPSLSAIPPKVG, from the coding sequence ATGGCGGGTATCGGATTCGCCCTTCGAAAACTCTCTAACCGGGAAGATCTTTCTTCCATTGTGTCAGGATTTATCCTGTCGGCGATTGTGGCTGCTGGACCATGGATCCTGACAACAGCAGGACTTTTGATTGTCAGCTATTCAAGCATGGGCTACTTTACCCACGTCCAGGATTATCTTCTCTTCAGATCGCTTGTGACCTTTTCGTTTGCGGCAACCTTGATTTTGGTTGCATTGATCCAGCTTCCATCGACACGTTTCATCGCAGACCGATTTTTTGAGATGAAATTTTCAGATAACCGTTCGATTTATATCACCGTCACCGGAATAACACTTCTGTTTGGAATTCCCTTGTCAGGGCTTCTGATTTTTTGTCTGGACCTATCGCCTTTGGTCAGACTTTCCTTTTTCAATCTTCTGATTGTTCTCATGCTTCTCTGGGTAACGACATCACTGGTTTCCACGCTTCACGATTATGGTGCGGTGGGGATGGCTTTTTTTTCAGGCTCCCTGGCCAGCGTTTTGGGGACTCTTTTGGGTGCACGTTATGGAGGGGTTGCCGGCGCCCTTCTTGGCTATCTTATGGGCCAGGGGGTGATCGTAACACTATTGGCGGTCAGGATCTTTGTCGAGTTTCCGGGACCGATTTTCTGGAACAGGAGTTTCCTGCGTTTCTTGAAAAAAAGATGGAATCTTGCTGTGCTTGGATTTGTGATGACGTTAGGGATCTGGATCGATAAAATTCTTTACTGGTATGCTCCGGGCTCGGAAAAAGTAGTCGGGTTCATTCATATAAACCACATATATGATATCGGAATGTTTTTTGCGCTTCTGACGGTTATTCCGACGTTGGCCATGTTTGTCTTTTATTTTGAAACGGGATTTTATGAACGATATCGAATGGTTTTTGTTCTTCTGGAAGGGAAGCGTCCATTCTTTGAAATTCTGGAAGCCAAGGAACAAATGGTTCGCTTCATCAGGAGAGGGCTTGGATATATTCTGAAGATCCAGGGAGCGGTCACTTTTATGGTTGTTTTAAACGCCCAGGGAATACTTCGTTTTTTTCATGCGGATCTCATGGCTCTTCCAGTATTTCGGATGGGAGCTCTTGGCGGATTGTGCCAGGTGGTTCTGACGATGGAATTTACCTTGCTTCTCTATTTCAATCAGCAAAAAAAAGTGGCTCGTCTGGCCTGGGTTCTTTTTCTTTTAAATGGATCCCTGACCAGTTTGGCTATCTTTCTCAGCCCTCGCTTCGAAGGATTCGGCTATCTCAGCGCATGTCTTTTTTCTGCCGTATATGGATATCTTCTCCTCGATCAGGGAGTCAATGACTTTGAATTTACGGTTTTTATGCAGCCACCGGATTATTTGCCTGTCGAGGAATCGTCATCGGAAGGGACTTCACCCTTACTCGCTCCATCGTTATCTGCTATTCCACCGAAGGTTGGGTGA
- the pelF gene encoding GT4 family glycosyltransferase PelF, whose translation MDSNDSKTPQIADICLILEGTYPYVTGGVSSWTHQLITNLPEFTFHLHCLIAEKEPGPWLFPRPNNVIGVSNLSLGQWSSENEEPQEPLDDNEEHELLGVIESFHRDLLSGSPEAFERLFGIFYRMGLSSKLFTTLSSGREAWNLIQKFYKEQFSQESFIDFFWMWRTTHLPLFSLLASPVPKARLYHSLASGYAGILGVMGKLAYERPLILTEHGLYTRERKIEIALAQWIGSGNARDDMTIRPINTSVKGFWMRIFEQLGRIVYHYSDHIITLFEGNRRIQIRDGAPAEKTKVIPNGIRVFSETKIREVQKAQSEKLSVAMIGRVVPIKDIKTFIQACRIVRDQLPEVQFLIMGPMNQDPEYVKECQNLVEILKMGDAIQFTGSVRVEDYLPKMDLLVLTSLSEAQPLVVMEGAIFGVPSVTTRVGACNELINGRTREDVALGPGGIVTSVGNPEETALAMLKILKDDGLRKRMGYAARLRMERFYREDLLFEAYRTLYQEGIG comes from the coding sequence ATGGATAGTAACGACTCGAAAACTCCACAAATTGCCGATATCTGTTTGATTCTCGAGGGGACTTATCCTTATGTTACGGGAGGAGTTTCCTCCTGGACCCATCAGCTTATAACGAATCTTCCCGAGTTTACCTTTCACCTCCATTGCTTGATCGCGGAAAAAGAACCTGGACCGTGGTTGTTTCCTCGCCCGAATAATGTCATTGGCGTGAGCAACCTCTCTTTGGGGCAGTGGTCATCAGAGAATGAAGAACCCCAGGAGCCACTCGATGATAATGAGGAGCATGAACTTCTTGGAGTCATCGAAAGCTTTCATCGGGATCTTCTTTCCGGTTCGCCAGAAGCGTTTGAGAGACTCTTTGGAATTTTTTACCGAATGGGGTTGTCTTCAAAGCTTTTTACGACGCTGTCTTCAGGGAGAGAGGCGTGGAATTTGATCCAGAAATTTTATAAAGAACAATTTTCTCAAGAGTCCTTCATCGATTTTTTCTGGATGTGGAGAACAACTCATCTCCCTCTTTTTTCCCTTTTGGCAAGTCCGGTTCCAAAAGCCCGCCTGTATCATTCGCTTGCTTCGGGTTACGCCGGAATTTTGGGCGTTATGGGCAAACTGGCTTACGAAAGACCACTGATATTGACTGAACATGGTCTGTATACACGGGAGAGAAAGATAGAAATTGCCCTGGCTCAGTGGATTGGAAGCGGAAACGCGCGCGACGATATGACAATTCGTCCAATCAACACATCAGTCAAGGGATTCTGGATGCGTATTTTTGAACAGCTTGGACGCATTGTCTATCACTATTCTGACCATATCATTACCCTTTTTGAGGGAAATCGCCGCATACAAATACGTGATGGAGCTCCTGCCGAGAAAACGAAGGTCATTCCCAACGGGATCAGGGTGTTTTCAGAAACAAAAATTCGAGAAGTTCAAAAAGCCCAGAGTGAAAAATTGTCTGTTGCTATGATTGGTCGTGTGGTGCCCATAAAGGATATTAAAACGTTTATTCAGGCTTGCCGGATTGTCAGGGACCAGTTGCCCGAAGTTCAGTTTCTGATTATGGGGCCCATGAACCAGGATCCGGAATATGTGAAGGAATGCCAGAATCTCGTTGAAATCCTCAAAATGGGGGATGCGATTCAGTTCACAGGATCGGTCCGGGTTGAGGACTATCTTCCGAAGATGGATCTTCTGGTCCTGACATCTCTTTCAGAGGCACAGCCTCTTGTGGTGATGGAAGGTGCCATTTTTGGAGTGCCTTCTGTAACAACCCGAGTCGGAGCTTGTAATGAATTGATCAATGGTCGAACTCGGGAAGATGTCGCGCTTGGTCCTGGCGGGATCGTGACGTCGGTCGGCAATCCTGAAGAAACGGCTTTGGCGATGCTCAAGATTTTGAAAGATGATGGCCTTAGAAAGAGAATGGGTTACGCCGCCCGCTTGAGGATGGAACGTTTTTACCGGGAAGATCTGCTTTTCGAAGCCTATCGGACTCTTTATCAAGAGGGGATCGGCTGA
- a CDS encoding endo alpha-1,4 polygalactosaminidase codes for MSDSKKKTLKILCALGIFFLVASCHNEIPGASHLPTSSGPKHFIVYYGPSPKSFSHVDWAIVQDSYRPAPYAKTVYFAYLSLGEIDPGTNVSKELSAIPGELSRVTLSKNVFWHSRVADIRRDSFRQALLRQIQDDLRNRFGGIFLDTLDSPLEYRKEHPIKGKGIRRAMKSFIQTVHASYPGIRIIVNRGFEILPSIAPEISGVLFEDFCSRFDEETKTYVSVPEDERQSFLQLIYQAKKRNPELVVLALDYDDPDHPAFTKKCEQISRREDFPHYVSDWTLSTSVSRGK; via the coding sequence TTGTCAGACAGTAAAAAAAAGACTCTAAAAATTCTTTGTGCTTTGGGTATTTTTTTCCTGGTAGCATCTTGCCACAATGAGATTCCGGGCGCCTCTCATCTGCCCACCTCATCTGGGCCAAAACACTTCATTGTCTACTATGGACCTTCCCCAAAATCCTTTTCCCATGTGGACTGGGCCATTGTGCAGGATTCTTATCGACCGGCTCCATATGCGAAAACTGTCTATTTTGCGTATCTGTCGCTCGGGGAAATTGATCCGGGAACAAATGTGTCGAAAGAGTTGTCAGCAATTCCCGGTGAGCTTTCCCGAGTGACCTTATCCAAAAACGTCTTTTGGCATTCGCGAGTTGCAGATATCCGGCGGGATTCTTTCAGGCAGGCCCTTTTAAGGCAGATCCAAGACGATCTCCGGAATCGGTTCGGCGGGATTTTTTTGGATACGCTGGATTCCCCGTTGGAGTATCGTAAGGAACATCCTATAAAGGGCAAGGGGATTCGCCGGGCGATGAAAAGCTTTATTCAAACTGTCCATGCTTCCTATCCGGGTATTCGGATCATTGTGAATAGGGGGTTTGAGATTCTGCCTTCCATTGCTCCTGAAATCTCGGGAGTTCTCTTTGAAGATTTCTGCTCCCGTTTCGATGAGGAAACGAAAACGTATGTTTCTGTCCCGGAAGATGAAAGACAGTCTTTTCTTCAGTTGATCTATCAGGCAAAAAAGCGCAATCCGGAACTTGTCGTGTTGGCCCTTGATTATGATGATCCCGATCATCCTGCTTTTACAAAAAAATGTGAGCAAATCTCCAGGAGAGAAGATTTCCCCCATTATGTATCGGACTGGACTCTCTCTACTTCGGTTTCCCGAGGGAAATAG
- a CDS encoding tetratricopeptide repeat protein — translation MISFVFYVVSLFLIPTRAEYVDLAISSGNYDYASQLLAPVLIEKKVPVWGLRDAARVAALQGYPEKATSYLEKLVSENPEEYQDRLELARLYLDQYQPGKAAVQLHILLQNEKLPLKDMVNLAKSYDLMDLPDAALEILHRLADSHSRDMDYWKTILIYDSQTGNIDDTARTLRKLTTEFPKRIDYLQLRMNLAYRRGRYAEAIRMTDRMKSLNAGLDRSLMPAIRSLFHLGRPVDAYLLYRQASSNISDNSVLESAAWYFYQKKYEGYALSIFERLLMREPKNKDNWDNAVWLADKMGWYQRTRMLMEERQKVLPLPEALFHVRMLDLDLRYHLDGLAQKDLLTWLGQPPGPSLPDLRLAWQNAENHKNLPLKGALLKQALSLNPQLDVLRSDLAENNVDQGDETMAGGVILARGLAIRDVEMIRRSVPYFRDAGQTETLKGIFFRLASSDGRMEFRNDQFELFRLFEESPHKEGLGHLVAVLDRYPDLSASMSMELSHILIWEKNYALAQKSINRVIAAYPSNRALLFQASDWFVEADQLSSALVYDKKLVELLPSDPEGFALLIKHKIWSGDNRQLLVHYQHLLKLQPNNRTALLFLANHAYSHGEFRLAIRYYRLATKAGVLDYRIFYHMGQAFHEMGDNRMARKMDRLSWKLLQKHLSECNGEMGKGGDPSNSDVLRSQISYPMLPLSRISKKKKEQLLYSIKIQSALGHEKVAYKDVLLYLRLFPDDREGLYWAARLVTKLGTPGEGLHYLNKWLSNHPDDRDFLIYKGELLMKEGHTHTAQKLLWRLYRKAPNKVIWNDLVDSYRVQGALDNEESFDSHIFSQGETQAPRVTGGLLSLYDMKDWSLKNQNFAIFYPGGASYIFDTKIETPLYSNINYFAGRTEYLGVGSGAGWGTNDFSYAGIRWTPSPGWQITGEAGDTRLTGSPGFYIHVSGQQSSIAVDVQGFDDMIWGDFGQSIVRDGLQSGYMAQITWNASPRLSFVAESWLFDYTLENATVPFGTLHNTMGMMDWVLDPLPQIDFLAGYEDWSMMSPSQSVAALVPILERQQFLFSALVFQHQIHNRLNFNAQVGGYEDIYSHIPSYEGGAGLSYRFSTHLEGFASGDYFNQSVLYNGASQEVVWGFNLWF, via the coding sequence TTGATCTCTTTTGTTTTTTATGTGGTTTCTCTTTTTCTGATTCCGACAAGGGCTGAATATGTGGACCTTGCGATCAGTTCAGGAAACTATGATTATGCCTCACAGTTGCTGGCTCCAGTTCTGATTGAAAAAAAGGTCCCGGTCTGGGGTCTCAGGGATGCCGCAAGAGTGGCCGCATTGCAGGGCTATCCGGAAAAGGCGACCAGTTATCTTGAAAAGCTTGTCTCGGAAAATCCGGAGGAGTATCAGGACAGGCTGGAACTTGCCAGACTATATCTTGACCAGTATCAGCCGGGCAAAGCTGCGGTGCAGCTCCACATTCTTTTGCAGAATGAAAAATTACCTCTTAAGGATATGGTTAATCTTGCCAAATCATATGATCTGATGGATCTTCCCGATGCCGCCCTCGAAATCCTGCACCGTCTTGCCGACAGTCATTCCCGTGATATGGATTATTGGAAAACGATCCTGATATATGACTCACAGACTGGAAATATTGATGACACAGCTAGAACGCTTCGAAAGCTGACAACGGAATTTCCAAAGAGGATCGACTATCTACAACTCAGAATGAACCTTGCCTATAGAAGGGGGCGATATGCCGAGGCTATCCGGATGACGGATCGAATGAAAAGTCTGAATGCCGGACTTGACCGCTCCCTGATGCCGGCTATTCGCTCCCTGTTTCACCTGGGTCGCCCTGTGGATGCGTATCTTCTTTACCGACAAGCATCTTCCAATATTTCGGACAATAGCGTCCTGGAATCTGCCGCATGGTACTTTTATCAGAAAAAATACGAGGGGTATGCACTTTCAATCTTTGAGCGTTTACTGATGAGGGAGCCAAAGAATAAGGATAACTGGGATAATGCTGTCTGGCTGGCCGACAAGATGGGCTGGTATCAGAGAACGAGAATGCTGATGGAGGAACGGCAGAAGGTACTCCCCCTTCCTGAGGCACTTTTTCATGTTCGCATGCTGGACCTGGATCTAAGGTATCATTTGGACGGTCTGGCGCAAAAAGACCTCCTCACATGGTTGGGTCAACCGCCTGGACCTTCGCTTCCTGACCTGAGACTGGCTTGGCAAAATGCTGAAAATCATAAAAATCTCCCTCTTAAGGGAGCTTTGCTCAAACAGGCTCTATCTCTCAATCCCCAGCTCGATGTTTTAAGATCCGACCTTGCAGAGAATAACGTTGACCAGGGAGATGAAACAATGGCGGGTGGTGTCATTCTTGCCCGAGGACTTGCGATCAGGGACGTGGAGATGATTCGCCGATCCGTTCCCTACTTCAGGGATGCCGGTCAGACGGAGACACTCAAGGGGATCTTCTTTCGTCTGGCAAGTTCAGATGGCCGAATGGAGTTTAGAAATGACCAGTTTGAACTGTTTCGCCTTTTTGAAGAGAGTCCCCATAAGGAAGGATTGGGACATCTTGTGGCCGTTCTTGACCGTTATCCTGATCTTTCCGCGTCCATGAGCATGGAGCTTTCTCATATCCTGATCTGGGAGAAAAACTACGCTCTGGCCCAAAAATCCATTAATCGGGTGATTGCTGCCTATCCATCCAACCGGGCTCTTCTTTTTCAGGCGTCTGACTGGTTTGTTGAGGCGGATCAGCTTTCCAGTGCGCTTGTTTATGATAAAAAGCTTGTGGAGCTCCTTCCATCCGATCCGGAAGGTTTTGCCCTTTTGATCAAACACAAGATCTGGTCCGGGGATAATCGGCAACTCCTGGTTCATTACCAACATCTTTTAAAGCTTCAACCGAATAATCGGACAGCGCTTCTGTTTCTCGCCAATCATGCTTATAGCCATGGGGAGTTCCGTTTGGCTATCCGATATTATCGGCTGGCAACGAAAGCCGGAGTTTTGGACTATCGGATCTTTTATCACATGGGACAGGCATTTCATGAGATGGGGGATAATCGGATGGCCAGAAAAATGGACCGATTGTCATGGAAATTGCTCCAAAAACACCTCTCAGAGTGTAATGGTGAAATGGGAAAAGGAGGAGACCCTTCCAATTCCGATGTTTTGCGATCACAGATCTCTTATCCGATGCTCCCTCTCTCTAGAATTTCCAAAAAGAAAAAAGAACAACTTCTCTACAGTATCAAAATTCAGAGTGCGTTGGGTCATGAAAAAGTGGCCTATAAGGATGTCCTTTTGTATCTTCGGTTATTTCCGGACGACAGGGAAGGTCTTTATTGGGCAGCAAGACTTGTCACAAAACTTGGGACTCCCGGAGAAGGGCTTCACTACCTGAATAAATGGTTGTCGAATCACCCTGACGACAGGGATTTTCTGATCTATAAAGGAGAGCTTCTGATGAAAGAAGGACACACTCATACAGCACAGAAACTCCTCTGGCGATTGTACCGGAAAGCTCCCAACAAGGTTATCTGGAATGATCTTGTTGATTCTTATCGAGTTCAGGGAGCACTTGATAATGAAGAATCGTTCGATTCCCATATCTTTTCCCAGGGGGAAACGCAGGCTCCCCGAGTCACAGGCGGATTGCTCTCTCTCTATGATATGAAGGACTGGAGTCTGAAAAATCAAAACTTTGCGATTTTTTATCCGGGAGGAGCATCCTATATCTTCGATACGAAAATTGAGACACCCCTCTATTCAAATATCAACTATTTTGCAGGTCGAACGGAGTATCTTGGTGTGGGTTCGGGGGCAGGATGGGGAACGAATGACTTCTCCTATGCCGGGATCCGATGGACTCCTTCTCCGGGCTGGCAAATAACCGGTGAGGCCGGTGATACACGTCTGACCGGTTCTCCGGGATTTTATATTCATGTGAGCGGACAACAATCTTCCATTGCCGTTGATGTTCAGGGATTTGACGATATGATCTGGGGAGATTTTGGACAATCGATTGTGAGAGATGGTCTTCAGAGCGGATATATGGCCCAGATCACATGGAACGCATCTCCCAGACTCTCTTTTGTGGCAGAGAGCTGGCTTTTTGATTATACGCTGGAGAATGCAACCGTTCCTTTTGGCACCTTGCACAATACCATGGGAATGATGGATTGGGTGCTGGATCCGCTTCCCCAGATTGATTTTTTGGCTGGATATGAAGACTGGAGCATGATGAGTCCATCCCAATCAGTTGCCGCACTGGTGCCTATTCTTGAAAGACAGCAATTTCTTTTTTCAGCTTTGGTTTTCCAGCATCAGATACACAACCGCTTGAACTTCAATGCCCAGGTTGGGGGATATGAAGATATTTATTCCCATATTCCGTCCTATGAGGGAGGAGCTGGTCTTTCCTACCGTTTTTCGACTCATCTTGAAGGTTTTGCTAGCGGAGACTATTTCAATCAGTCCGTTCTTTACAATGGTGCATCTCAGGAGGTTGTATGGGGATTCAATCTTTGGTTTTAA
- a CDS encoding proton-conducting transporter transmembrane domain-containing protein, with amino-acid sequence MTLNGDIFTSALMLIAPWPLLIVGAALGIRANNHIALIKKSSLAASTFALIASILAAFSYIMTQAVPQNYFSIDLPAGLGAFSIDTSVTPLTIIMLVLVAFVGTIVSRYSLRYMDGDRNEGLFHRWLCLTLGSFFTLIAVGNIWAFFASWVATSLFLHKLLIFYKERPIALMAAGKKYLFSRISDATLLLAIILIAKTLHTTEFSGLNEALTGLHSPLPESLIVAGYLIVASAILKSAQFPFHGWLIQVMEAPTPVSALLHAGIIYTGAFLVLRMSPLLSIVGSSRDVLIVFGTITILTTSLMMLTETNIKESLAYSTSAQMGFMLMECGMGLYSLAVIHILGHSVYKAHAFLSSGSVVDHFRTPSFKAKETQSSSRKTFPGLLFGTGMTLMVAWLFGMNFREQPALLILGTILSVAVAQLMLPALTARHPRKGTLIVWISGISALVLSGYFGLHQIFEHLLGKTLLEPRFPENLSEILLSLFIAAIFLLIFTLQANLHSLEKSPFWNAMYVHIYNGLYVDTIISRLIRRLNFGTSAKAAGSPVLNHREELL; translated from the coding sequence ATGACCTTAAACGGAGACATCTTTACTTCAGCACTGATGCTCATTGCCCCATGGCCGCTTCTGATTGTTGGAGCTGCTCTTGGTATCAGGGCAAACAACCATATTGCCCTGATCAAAAAATCATCTCTGGCCGCATCCACATTTGCCTTGATTGCATCGATTCTCGCCGCTTTTTCGTACATCATGACACAAGCCGTTCCCCAAAATTATTTCTCCATAGATCTTCCGGCAGGCCTGGGTGCTTTTTCTATTGATACATCCGTTACACCACTTACCATTATTATGCTGGTCCTGGTCGCTTTTGTCGGGACAATTGTTTCCCGTTACTCTCTGCGATATATGGATGGCGACAGAAATGAGGGACTTTTCCATCGTTGGCTCTGCCTCACGCTTGGTTCATTCTTTACCTTGATCGCAGTCGGCAACATCTGGGCATTCTTTGCCTCTTGGGTTGCAACAAGCCTATTCCTTCATAAACTTCTGATTTTTTACAAGGAGAGACCGATTGCCTTGATGGCGGCAGGAAAAAAATATCTGTTCAGCCGAATCTCCGATGCAACCCTTCTGCTTGCAATCATATTGATCGCGAAAACCCTTCACACAACAGAGTTTTCGGGTCTTAACGAGGCACTTACCGGTTTGCACTCTCCTTTACCCGAATCGTTAATCGTTGCGGGATATTTGATCGTCGCAAGCGCCATCCTCAAAAGCGCCCAATTCCCATTTCACGGATGGTTGATTCAGGTCATGGAAGCACCAACACCTGTTTCCGCACTTCTTCATGCTGGAATCATTTACACCGGTGCATTTCTTGTACTGAGAATGAGTCCACTCTTATCGATTGTTGGAAGTAGCAGAGACGTCCTGATTGTTTTTGGAACCATCACCATCCTGACCACTTCGCTGATGATGCTCACAGAAACGAATATCAAGGAGTCCCTAGCCTACTCCACTTCCGCCCAAATGGGCTTCATGTTGATGGAGTGCGGAATGGGTCTCTACAGTCTTGCGGTCATCCATATCCTTGGACACTCTGTCTACAAGGCTCATGCTTTCTTGTCATCCGGCAGTGTTGTTGACCATTTTCGGACTCCATCATTTAAGGCAAAAGAAACACAATCCTCTTCCCGGAAGACCTTCCCCGGTCTTTTATTCGGAACTGGGATGACCCTAATGGTTGCCTGGCTATTTGGCATGAATTTTCGCGAACAGCCGGCACTTTTGATCCTTGGAACGATTCTCTCCGTTGCTGTGGCTCAACTGATGCTTCCGGCCCTGACTGCAAGACATCCCCGAAAAGGAACATTAATCGTCTGGATCTCTGGAATCAGTGCACTTGTCCTGTCCGGTTATTTTGGGCTTCATCAAATTTTTGAACATCTTCTGGGAAAAACACTTCTTGAGCCCAGATTCCCGGAAAACCTTTCGGAGATTCTGTTAAGTCTCTTCATAGCAGCAATATTCCTTTTGATATTTACTCTTCAGGCCAATCTTCACTCGTTGGAAAAGAGCCCCTTCTGGAATGCCATGTATGTGCACATCTATAACGGGCTCTATGTAGATACCATCATCAGCAGACTGATTCGCCGCCTGAATTTTGGAACCTCGGCAAAGGCGGCAGGATCTCCTGTTCTGAATCATAGGGAGGAGCTTCTATGA